From a region of the Drosophila virilis strain 15010-1051.87 chromosome 3, Dvir_AGI_RSII-ME, whole genome shotgun sequence genome:
- the LOC138911062 gene encoding uncharacterized protein isoform X1 translates to MENININDVSIATLKSWLALLNLPTEGTKTELMARLNKVPVDIRDDAAKELEVQRNKEQTIEAQNELQNIMQQQRDEIANGAEMLKLMRLEIEASRKFLEEFQVTVNRNSHIGGSDGGEQESEVGDLLQLEDGHTEERPRSTDGNAGAADYTGTDGNAGAADHAGAAGNAGAAGRIDESGNAVGGNLNNCIQTGAMMLAKEILLEFTGESEVRKWVMQFFNVAKIYRLNDMQQHLLCISKLKGGALKWLHADPMRIIAPIDEMLNQLVLAFGGGFSKSELRQKFEDRVWKPDEVFATYFSEKSILAQDINIDVEELMEGIIRGIPCENLRTQASMHCFTNPAQILRAFAAIKLPIKRVRNHVVKQTAQEAQADKQQRCYNCNVKGHWAKDCLKPKREAGSCYACGSKDHLIAGCPNKKMPYRLWQPYFIFKGKVCAIKSKAYARCKFVCRFKRK, encoded by the exons atggaaaatataaatataaatgacgtgtcaatagcgacattgaaaagttggttggcattactaaatttgccaacagagggtaccaaaactgagctgatggcgagattaaataaggtaccagtggatatccgagacgatgctgcaaaggaacttgaagttcaacgtaacaaggaacagacaattgaggctcaaaatgagttgcaaaacataatgcaacaacagcgtgacgaaatagcaaatggcgccgagatgctgaaattgatgcgtctcgaaattgaagcgtctcgaaaattcctagaagaatttcaagtaacggtgaaccgcaactcgcacatcggcgggagcgacgggggagagcaagaaagtgaagtcggcgatttattgcagctagaggatggtcacactgaagaaagaccacggtcgacggatggcaacgctggtgcagctgattacactggaacggatggcaacgctggtgcagctgatcacgctggtgcagcgggcaacgctggggcagctggaaggatcgacgaaagtggcaacgctgtcggaggcaacttaaataattgcatccaaactggagcgatgatgttagccaaggaaattttattagaatttactggagaaagtgaggtgcgtaaatgggtaatgcaattcttcaatgtggccaagatctacagactaaatgatatgcaacagcacttgctttgtataagcaaattgaaaggcggtgctttgaagtggttgcatgcagaccctatgcgcatcattgctccgattgacgagatgctaaatcaattggttttggccttcgggggaggattttcgaagtcggaactacgacagaagttcgaggatcgggtttggaaaccagatgaggtgttcgccacatattttagcgaaaaaagcatattggcacaggacatcaacattgatgtagaggagttaatggagggtattattcgaggcataccttgcgaaaacttgcgcactcaagctagtatgcattgctttaccaatccggctcaaattttacgtgcgtttgcagctataaagttgccaattaaacgggtacgaaaccatgtagtgaaacaaactgcacaggaagcacaggcggacaaacaacaacgttgctacaattgcaatgttaagggccattgggccaaagattgtttaaagcccaaacgggaggcaggatcttgctatgcgtgcggctcaaaggatcatttaatagcaggatgtccaaataaaaa aatgccttatagactctggcagccctatttcatttttaaaggaaaagtttgtgccattaaaagtaaagcgtatgccagatgcaaattcgtatgtaggtttaaacgaaagtaa
- the LOC138911062 gene encoding uncharacterized protein isoform X2, whose protein sequence is MENININDVSIATLKSWLALLNLPTEGTKTELMARLNKVPVDIRDDAAKELEVQRNKEQTIEAQNELQNIMQQQRDEIANGAEMLKLMRLEIEASRKFLEEFQVTVNRNSHIGGSDGGEQESEVGDLLQLEDGHTEERPRSTDGNAGAADYTGTDGNAGAADHAGAAGNAGAAGRIDESGNAVGGNLNNCIQTGAMMLAKEILLEFTGESEVRKWVMQFFNVAKIYRLNDMQQHLLCISKLKGGALKWLHADPMRIIAPIDEMLNQLVLAFGGGFSKSELRQKFEDRVWKPDEVFATYFSEKSILAQDINIDVEELMEGIIRGIPCENLRTQASMHCFTNPAQILRAFAAIKLPIKRVRNHVVKQTAQEAQADKQQRCYNCNVKGHWAKDCLKPKREAGSCYACGSKDHLIAGCPNKKYDMENKYNAL, encoded by the exons atggaaaatataaatataaatgacgtgtcaatagcgacattgaaaagttggttggcattactaaatttgccaacagagggtaccaaaactgagctgatggcgagattaaataaggtaccagtggatatccgagacgatgctgcaaaggaacttgaagttcaacgtaacaaggaacagacaattgaggctcaaaatgagttgcaaaacataatgcaacaacagcgtgacgaaatagcaaatggcgccgagatgctgaaattgatgcgtctcgaaattgaagcgtctcgaaaattcctagaagaatttcaagtaacggtgaaccgcaactcgcacatcggcgggagcgacgggggagagcaagaaagtgaagtcggcgatttattgcagctagaggatggtcacactgaagaaagaccacggtcgacggatggcaacgctggtgcagctgattacactggaacggatggcaacgctggtgcagctgatcacgctggtgcagcgggcaacgctggggcagctggaaggatcgacgaaagtggcaacgctgtcggaggcaacttaaataattgcatccaaactggagcgatgatgttagccaaggaaattttattagaatttactggagaaagtgaggtgcgtaaatgggtaatgcaattcttcaatgtggccaagatctacagactaaatgatatgcaacagcacttgctttgtataagcaaattgaaaggcggtgctttgaagtggttgcatgcagaccctatgcgcatcattgctccgattgacgagatgctaaatcaattggttttggccttcgggggaggattttcgaagtcggaactacgacagaagttcgaggatcgggtttggaaaccagatgaggtgttcgccacatattttagcgaaaaaagcatattggcacaggacatcaacattgatgtagaggagttaatggagggtattattcgaggcataccttgcgaaaacttgcgcactcaagctagtatgcattgctttaccaatccggctcaaattttacgtgcgtttgcagctataaagttgccaattaaacgggtacgaaaccatgtagtgaaacaaactgcacaggaagcacaggcggacaaacaacaacgttgctacaattgcaatgttaagggccattgggccaaagattgtttaaagcccaaacgggaggcaggatcttgctatgcgtgcggctcaaaggatcatttaatagcaggatgtccaaataaaaagtatgatatggaaaacaaatat aatgccttatag